Part of the Ictalurus furcatus strain D&B chromosome 10, Billie_1.0, whole genome shotgun sequence genome, attttttttttttttacagcatggCTCAGACAATAGTTCTGGCTACAAATTAATTCCCAGTTTTATataaatgcactcattctaacatgttataatttttattttaatggctCATTTTCAGGTAATTGCATGGTGGACACGCTGATGAAATaaatttgttgttatttaacaaagaacacAGTTAATTATAGATACGGTAAAGTTTTCCATGAGGAGACTTTATTTATGGGGTGGTAACGGTAACAGTACGTTCTGGGCTGGATCACACCACcacgtcgttgattattttcctataacagcactccccaaagcttgttttattccttacttatgtaACATGTTGCACACTATCATCATAAAGTAACAGTGTAATGTAACCATGTTTTCTATCTGTTCTCTGCTTGGCCTGACTGTGTGCAGGCGGCTAGAGGGGATTGTGTTTAGCTGTGGCTGTGAGATTCGCTGGATCCAGCTGTGGCAGCAGAGAGGGGAAGCAGGTTTACACAAACAGCAGCTCTACTGCAAGACCGGCGCCAACAAGATCCGCCTGCGTACAATGAACATCgctcactgtggtataaacccCTTATAGGCACCTCTAATAGTCGGCAAACTGTTACAGTGGTTGCATATGAAAACTGTATATCGAAAATGAGTCACTCTGTAGACGGTGTGGAAAggaactgatttaaaaaaaaaaaacttaatctGGCTAGCTTTAATCTCACCCTTGAGGTATGGCTTAAAGTGTACCAGTCTGTACAAAATGTGTACCACCGAAAGTTCATGCTCATGCAGTTTTAAGTGCAACTCTTAACCAAGATGGCCTTATCTGCTAAATAGGTGGTATTTGGGGTGAGCGATATGgtgatacaatacaatacaatacaatacaatacaatattataataattgaaGGTATTTTCACAATAtatgaaatgtacaaaaaaaggaaacatcACAGTAAGTAACAGTTGAACTGTTataaattaactgctaatacTGTGAAAAATATACTGTGACAATTGATCATCATAATGGGATCATATTACCATATTGTagataagatttatttttagccAGAACTCACTTGCTCAATCCAGTTTACATCTTTAATCCACAATTACCATGTCATGTCTAAAATCTTGCTCATTATAATTATGAGATCCTACATGTGCCATTGCAGTGCACTAGCTAATATTTCTGGGTGCTTTTATATCTATTAGTCTACTTGCCAAATCTGAATAAGAGTGACATGAATACTTTTGCtttgtttgctgtttattttggtttggtttcacactgaCCATAAATAAACCAAGTGGAAAGCAAAAATGGCTTTGGGGCATAACCCATACATGGATAACATGGAATAATGAGATCATTACATAAACAGCTAGTTTAAATCATTTTGTCTATTGGATCCAGCTTTTATATTCTCCTTTTGTTCGATGGCccaaatatccagaacacatGACATTTCTGCAGGGTTACAGCTCTATTCTTTGGTTTGCAAGTCACGGTTGCGTTTGCACAATAAATGTCACTCACAACCCAAAATACATGGGAAGTTTGGTTCCTTTCCTACATTTTTTGGGTCGATTCAGAGTTTGTCACTACAGTTGAACTGTGCTAGCGTTCTCTTGGAAGCAGAACATGATCCCCTAGTGTCTAGATTATTCTTACAAGAATCCTAACACTGAGCTTGATCTTGTCTACTTTCCAATTCAGACCCCCCTGATATCAACGTAACTCACAGTAACCTGACGGTGATGGAGGGAGACAACATCACAGTCAGCTGTAATGGTTCAGGTTCTCCATTACCTGATGTGGACTGGACCGTGAAAGGACTTCACTCTATCAACACACACCAGGTGAAGGCCACTCACTTGCTACATGCTCATAGAGCTCAGAGATgctcatatacacatatattgaTAACCCTATTGTGCTAtcttacattttctttctccacCCTCTAGTCAAACGTTTACTGGCCGAACATTCACTCCATCAACCTCACTCTCGTCAACGTAAGCCGGGACGACAATGGCTTCATCCTCACCTGCATCTCTGCGAACGTGGTCGGCATGACCAACATGTCTCTTCAGCTGGCTGTGCAATGTAAGTGCCCCTCTCCCGTTTGGTGTATTCATAATGAATTGAGCATTTCTGAGCTAGGTGCCTTCAGAGAAATCATTTTATTggcattataatatttaattcaaGATGTCAAAATGTTAATAGCTTTAGAAGTATTATTATATTCAAACAGTCCCAAGAGattgtaattattatatgaAATCAACTCAGACTTAGCATTGTGCTTTTCTCTACTTAATGAGAAAatgctactgttttttttttgtttttttttcgtcaCACATCCTCTTGGCGAATTCATAAAAATTCTACAAAACTGTTTTGCATTCATATAATCTCAGTTAAACTGCAAAAGACATAAATTACAGTGTCCAATATTTACCATCACAAGAATAGACAGCATAAAATTACACGGCATAATAACTGCCGCATAATAGCACAAACTCTTAAAACTCAGGGATGCTTCCAGCAATAAACCTCTGCTCAAAGCAGATGTTTTTTACCTGCCAAACGATTGCATTGGCCAATGCttgaatgtgtttgtttactACCTTCCATAACTTTCCAAATCTTCGTCTCAAAcagttttcttttactttttaatctggTGTATTTAGTAACTACTGTTATCAGTCTGCAGTGTAGAGATTTAGATTCACAGTGGTTTCATTCCcgagactgttttttttttacacacatctCTAAAGATGGGGTCCATTTGGGAAAGCAGAGGATATGCACAGGAGTCAGTTGTTGTGACAAGCAGCTGTATAATTACATGCATTAGGAGACCACAGAGTCATCTGAGATTAGCTGGTGGAAATCTTTAGCAAACGGTCTGTAACTACAATCCAAGTTTAGGACTGGTAGGTGCATTGGCACAGTGATGATATTATGGGCTAAAATtaatgtgataaaaaaaaaatctgcaccaCAGACTGATAACAGTAGTTACTATAAATACACTGGAttagaaagtaaaataaaactgtctgaGAAGATGATTCGGGAAATGTGTCAGGATAAAGTGTCTGGTTTAAAGGGTAACAGTGAAATTCACACTTACTCTTATGTCCTGTTCATTACAGAGAAATTGTATGCCTTATTGGCCCATGCCAGAAATACTACCAAAATATACACATGGTATTTGAGAAATTCAGTAGTGACAAAAAGTTgagaaatcattttaatttcgGTAAATTGGAACAGAACAAACAGAGTTAAACACTCAAGACAAACAAAGTTCTACCAGTTCTCTTTGTTCATGGAAATTGTGCTGGATACAGATTTCATTGCCTCTTTTCCACCagcacaacagcaaaacaagaACCATGTTACCTTTCCACTGGTTTGGGAGATGAAGAATTACTATAAGTAGCTGCTCAAAGGAAGCACATCTCTACTAAATAGCCATCTCTACTTTGCTTTATCATTATTGGGCTACTGTGATAGTTACTTTAACCACTGTGTTAGGGAATTAAATGTGTCAGTAGCAGTAAATCATTCATATTGGTTTATGAATATTTCTGTTCATCTGTATATGTATCCCATTCAAATGACTTTCTGGCAGTTTATAGGAATTAGTCTCAATGAAAATACTGTCAGTGCATATACAGTGTTGCTACAattgtctatatatctgcataaatatgatctaaaacattatcagattttcacacaagtcctcaaagtagaTTGAGAGGACctagttaaacaaatgagacaaaaatattattcttggtcatttatttattcaggaaaatgatccaatattacatatctgtgagtagcaACAATATGTGAATCTCTAGttttagcagtttaatttgaaggtgaaattagagtcaattgttttcaatcaatgggatgacattCAGGTCTGAGGGAgcaccttgttttatttaaagtacaGTGATCTATCCAAGTCTGATATTCACAACACATGATTGTGGAAGTGCattatggcatgaacaaaggagatttatgacgatgttttaggtcatatttatgcctGACGTgtaaaaaaatctaaagggttcacaaactttcaagcaccactgtatactaACATTTACAACAACTGCAATATGCAGAAATTTATGACTACAGTAACATGGCTGGTTTTGTGAAAGGCATCACCAAATACTTTACAGTTGAATCTCAGGCTGCTAATGTGGTTGTTGCATTGCCGTATTCTAGTAGATAGCAACAGTGCAGCACATACTATGTTTCAATATCTATAGGAATCATTGgaacagctccagggtcccttgTTTGATCCTGAGCATGTGTCACTTTTCTGGGTTCTCCAATTTCCTCTCACCTCACAGACACCTTCTGGCAGGTAGCTTGGACACTCCAAATTGCCCCtagttgtgaatgtgtgtatgtgtggtgccCTGccatggactggcgtcccatccagagtgtattcctgtCACATGCCCAGAATAGGCGCTAGATCCACTGCGACCCCGACTAGTACAAAGcggttaatgaatgaatgatgattaGCAATGCATCTCCTACTCAGTTTCTTGCATTAGCctgtaaaatgttcatttcttcCTCTTCCCACAGTTTGTTGGCTAgagtttgcatttttattttaaacctgtGTGCTgcttacttctttttttatggCACTCATGTAAATTGCTTGAATTGAGGTAATGGCAAAGAAATTGCCTCACCATTATCACTACCACAATTTTCAGTTATCTGACACTGGATTGGAAccagatttacaaataaaaagcaCAGGAGATTATTCACTTTATTCTACACTGCCACATAATGTGGAAATCAAGATTAGATGAAATGGGCTGGATTCCAACACTGCTGACGACGTCGTCTTTACAATATCTACTTAGTGTCTGATCACCGTTTAATACTCttaatgactttttaaaatattagtaaGGAATCGAGTGGTTTAAGTGCCTTTAATCGAAACACAATGATTAATTATTTGCCATTCCAGTGTAAATTAGATAGGCCATATTATATGAGATAAAGAAAAACTTTTAATATATCAATTACTATGTACCACCAGTAATTGTTGAGCAAAGAACAAACATCCCTTTTCTGATTTTTatgcaaaatatataataaaataagggAACGTTGTCCATTTTTGTGCAGTATGTTATTTTTGAAACTGAgcccattcattcatctttaataaCTACTTTATCCTAGTCATGGTTCTTAAGTCTATTCTCTGAATACACCTTGAACCcaacaccagtccatcacatacccattcacacctaGTGATGATTCAGACTAACCAATTCACCTATTAGCAGGTTTTAGGAGGTGTGAGGGAACCAAATTAAGCCCCCACACCTTCAGATATGGTGAGAACATACAGAACTCCACAAACAGTAATCCAAGCTCAGGCttgaaccaggaaccctggctgtgtgaggcagcaatgttaCCTGCTGTGCTACCATGCCGCCCTTGCGAGTGAACCGACTCTGTGAAATGCTTTGATTCAAACTGTATGTATAGAAAAAACCTCACACGGTTCCAACTTCAAGAAGTTTAAAAACGAATTATTCaaaatgttaatttcccctatgggggatcaataaaggtacatcttatcttaAAATGGAGACAAGATGGCAAATGAACTGATAAGCCAATTAACAAGAAAGCACCCCGAAGCTTTTATGTAAGTGTAATCAGAAACACTTAGTAGGCAGGGAAGGTGAAAAGAAAGACACTGGTTGGAATTTAATTACAGAAATAGATGTTCCATTTTGGGAAATGCTCCATTATAAGTAGCGGGCTTTCAGtaacacactgtacactacGTGTGCCGGAGAGCTGAGCCCAGGATGTGACCCTACTGAGTGTCCAGtctggcagtagtttccataaGAGCTAGTATCTCTCACCACCAAAGACATTTCAGGCACTAAAGCAAGAGTGTGCTGCTCAGGAGAcattatgtttaataaatagcACATGAATTTAAGCCGTGGCATAGAGGAAGCCATTTAGTTTAATCGCCACCCTGATGAACGACGTTGACGGTAAAATGAAATGACAGCTCCGACCCAAGGAGGCGCGCTCAGGATGTTTAGCTGTGACAACACAATGCAGAGTGCTATTGCTTTCCTTGTTAAGGAATGATTGTGGAATGACAGTTTTAGATATGAGTGACTGAAGTGTATGATTACATGACATGCAGCAGCTTCAACTCCCAAAGGTGCTGGGATGTCTGTAATTAGGAATTATCTTAAGCAGTTATGGCTATGTATCAATAGTGCGACAATGAAACTATTAGGTCTGAACAATGCATTATATCTCGAGGTCTCATtgatggcataataagaatgatgtggggcaagctattacacacacacacacttaaagacaGATAGGCGATCATGATTTCTCATTTTCCGCAAGTCCCTAATGGTCTACTGGGTTCATGCtgtgtttcctctgaatacGAACATGATGAACAGGAAAAACTGTAACCTTTTCATTCAAGCCAAAATCACTACAATTGATAGTTCTGTCATCTGTCCTTATGCGTCATTTCTACTTCAAATGAAAAGTCGATTGTATTTCTCATGTCATTTTTCAATAACTGATGACATATTATGGATGTATCAACAAAGCAGATGTATCAACAAATGGAAATCAAACCTCAGGAGCATTTCACTCTGTGTCACCTGACCAaccactgcatcttttcaaactgctgctcctgTGACCACATAGGGCAGCTAAACATACTAGGAGTAGAGCACCAATGCtgagtacagtataaataagcAGACTCCCACAATTATCAAGTGACAATCTCACTCTCGTGATAATCTCtgattgacagaggagagagaatgaTCTTTCCTGGCCAGAGATCAGGGCCAGTTATGCTGTCTTGAGGAATCCTTGGGATTCAAACTTGAAACCtcccattcatcttcagtaatgcacggtggcttagtggatagcacatttgcctcgcacctccatggttcgaatcctgcctccaccctgtgtgggcagagtttgcatgttctcgacATGCTTCAAGgtttttctccaggtactctgggttcctcccccagtctaaagacatgcattgtaggctgactggcatttccaagttgtccatagtgtatgaatctgtgtgcgattgtgccctgcgatgggttggcaccccgttcagggtgtcccccgccttgtgccccgagttccttgggataggccccaggccCCCCATGACCCTATGCacagtaggataagtggtacggaaaatggatggatggatcttcagtaaccactttatcatgATCAGTGCTGCAGTGGATCCAGAACCTATTCCAGGAACAATGGGTGCGAgataggaatacaccctggataggatgtcagtccatcacagagcagaTCTTAAATGAAGATCGGTAATTTGCATGTGTAATCTGATCAATTGCTAGTCCAATTGGAGGGCATGTTATCTTGTTATGGGTGCTTAATAATGAATAACTATAAATGATGCCACATGGAGATTACTTTTTGGTTCTCAATAGCAATACTGAGTTCTGCTCTCAAAGATACTGAAACTTGCCAGATGTCTGCATAAGTGCTGTCAAGTACAACACAGATTAAAGGTGACAAGGTGTTAAGAAACTATTCAAAATAGGATATGAACGAAATAAAAGAGTGCTGACAAGAGTGTGTTCTGTTCATAAGGTCTGTGTAAAGAAACCTGTTTCTTAAAACTCTATTTAAATGCTGCTGGCAGCCCTGTCGTCATTATGGGACAACCAGAGAAGCTGTCTAGGGCTGAGGAGGGGTGTAGTAATCCAGAACAAATTATGCAGTAGGACTATCTGAAATTCATCTATTTGATCAAACTCTGATGGCCCAAGCTTACGCATCTTTCAGTTAAGCTAATATTTCcagttttgtaaaatgtttgtttctgcTGAGTTTTCACATATATTTATGGCAAATTACAGACATTTTCTCATATGTAGAGTATCTCTAGATCTTAGTTACTTTCATTTGTGCAAGCTTGCTAAGATGTCAGTAAGATAAGTCAGgtgcacaaaaaagaaaagaaagggaaaaagacTGTCTGTATGTGTAAGCAATATTGAATATTACATTAGAATGAGTTATAGTTATATTAAGGgttccaggtgtgtgtgtgtgtgtgtgtgtgtgtgtgtgtgtgtgtgtgtgtccttaggGTACATTCTTAAATGGTTTGTGCCAGACCTGGGCAATATGCATGATGGCTGTTGGCAACATGGGAGCAAACATGTGGCAAATATCAAATATGAAATCAACTTTAACGTTGTAATATTTCATAATTTTGAGATACTGAGACATCATTttgagaatgttttattttgtcttcatAAAGTGACTTTCAGGCTGCAGTAAATCACACTGAAGGTTCCAAGTTAATCTATTTGTATAGACCCTGTACTATTTTGTGCTTATTGTGTAGTAACATCCAAATTGCCTATTTTTTTCTGGGTGTTTGCACATTGTATACTCATAACCCTTTTGTAAATTAGAGCCTTTGTTTGTAGGGGCACTAGTGGACCAGTTGTCTGTACACCAATAGACTACATTGttgcaggttttattttttccccctactttTCCTAATGTCATCATTTTTTAGAATCTGGCTCTACTTTGTATTATGTATCATAAACAATAACAAGATttggggtggggttgggggggcCTTTGTTTTTTGGTCTTACTGACCTTCCACTATTTTTCTGATAACAGGTCAGGAACACTACATCTATGGTGTAATcttgatttttaaacattttaaactctcCGCTAAAGGGCCACTTTAGTTCACCTTGAACATTATACTGCAAGTCTGCCTTCACTTACAGCTACTCAACAACCAGAGATTTTCTTTTTAGCTGAGATGAGctgtgctataaaaaaaaatccataaaaggATACTGCAGCTATTGTGCATTTGGACGAGGTAAATggatctctctctgtgtatttgGGAGCTTCAGCAGGACTCTGTAAATAACACCCCATATAGTTGAGAGGGCGTGTAAAGTGAGTGAAGGATTCTGCAGCATACTGATTTCAAATCCCTAAGCTGAGCATCATTTGCTTGGTACTGGGCAGATCCCTGCACAAAGGGAGGCATATATCAATCATCAGCCCATCAGTTTAAGcctctgaaaaagaaaacatcaaatcAATTCAGTTGCGGGCGAGAGCGATCGACTGGCAGCTATGATGTTCTCTCATTTTGATGCCAGATCACACACTGCCTTAATCTGAAAAATGAACACTAATGTATATTTTGTGACAGCAAGATTACATTCTTAGATTTAACAACCCCTTTCCATTGGAGAACTAATTTAGCGTTGTTCAGTGATGCATATTCAGCCGAAAAAGCTTTCCTTTGCTAGACTGATAAAATGTTGAAAGGTTTAATACAAGGTGGATTTTATTACTCTTTCAAGGTTtgatagttttttgttttttttttatccagtaaTGGCTGTGATCTGTGAGTCCACTGGGACTAACCTCATCTCTTCTCTTGCAGTTAAGAACCTGCATATGCGAGTACACTATATTAATTCCAGCTTaaaatttaatttgtgtttgcACCATTAATTTAAATTTTCAAAATTCTAAGCAGAAGTATTAAAGCAGATCAATTTAGAAATGTGTTGGTGTATTAACATGCTTCCTCATATTTCAGGAGGCTTAGAAGATTAGTCAGTGTTTTTCATAGCATCACTTGAGGATTATAATTAAAAGGGACACTTAcgaaaataatgtaataaattgtAATGTTGCATGATTAGATGTTGCTGGGAAacaggaaaaggaaatgaaacagaGATAAAGTAAGATAGGGGTAGGTCAGTATCAGcagaaaaaaatcatgatatacCAGCTTGAGAAATCCAAATACTATGAATATGCCCCAAACAGCCCCAAACCTACATGCCCTTACTGTTTTTCCCTGGTAAAGCAGTGTAACAACAAAGATAACAATATGCTAGAATGTGATTGGTTCTTCTATTTGATGATGTAATAACAATTACCTGCCAACATTTTTCCAATGGGATATTTAGTGCTTTCTGTTTCTTAAAAGAAACCAGCAAAATCACTGCCATGACATGTTTTGTACTTTGATCATTCTCAGCACTCAaattgtctaatattttatGCAGTGAAATGTCCatataataattgtttatgtaatataattaatagCTTAGAACAGGTGTCATAAAATTGTGGAGTGCAATCCAAATGCAGACCCAGTAAAGTATTTAAGGGAACCAAACTGAGTACTTGAAAAATTACTGGAGCAGAGCCAGtaaacatgtggaaaaaaaaccccaaagcaaaaacaaaacctgttCGTAGTTCAGCAACTCTAGTTTTCTAAACACGAACCATCATgtcttctgtagcagatcctctgttatGTCtcatccaatcacatgcatttatggaAATTATTTAACAGAAGGCAGCTCACTAAGAAAGGAAATAGTTTTCACAGCCTTTCATTTTCCCTCTCTGGTCTAATAAGTGATGTGACAACATAGGTTATTAAGATAAAGTTTTAACAGAAAAGTATGCATTTATTCTCCACTTCAAAATAGGTGTCTCATCAGTGCTGAGTGTGTAGTCAAAATTGATAATGTGAAGCACCACTGAGAAAATCAAACCACTTTGAATTTATGTGgcaaattgatttatttatagtcATGAACCTATCACTAATGCTTAATGGTTAAAAGGTATTTGACATCACCAATTCCAGCTGCTAATCTGGAAATTTTGTGTCGCTGGACCTTCATAAATTTTAATTGAATACCCTCTGATCTAAAGGAACATTTGTATTTACCCAGTaattctcctcctctctctccatcagttCCCCCAGTGATTATAAAGTTGGAGGAGCCTGAACGCAGACACCACACTTGCATCGAGTTCACCGTGCGAGGTTTCCCTCATCCCACACTACAGTGGCTCTACAAAGGTCACGAGATCCAGGCCCCATTCATCCACACTGAGATGGAGCTTTACCAGGACTACCTGGAAGGCTGCCTAAATTTTGAAAACCCTACACACCTCAATAACGGGAACTACACACTGGTAGCCACCAACTCGCTCGGCTCGGTCAACAAAACAGTCTTTGGACATTTCCTGGCGCCACCACCATTTTTGGAGGATGACGGTAggctttttattttgaaaatcagTCTCGAATCTAGACATGGTACTTTTGACAATGGCAGTGGTTAGTTGTTCAGATACGGTGTGAATACATTGATTACTTCTTGTAGTAATCGAAAAATATACTCTAGTTACACTacctgtccctcagtggtggaatgaacttccaacctcaatctggagcacagaatctgtcactatcttcaaaaaactgctaaagacccacctcttctgtgaacacgtagctaacccctaaaaaaaaaaaaaaagaaagaaagaaattactctggctcttacacctctactctgcacactctgctttttctagaactcaattaaagatcttgtatggtatcACTACTTGTAtagttctctgcttgatatatcgctttgcttgtatttcctcatttgtaagtcgctttggataaaagcgtctgctaaatgaataaatgtaaatgtcaaatgtaaatgtaggttGTTATCtcatttaacatgtttttttctctttctctttctctgtggtAAAAGGAATTATTGAGTATGGTGAGTGTTTCTTTGGCTTTGCACGTTTTCACAATCATGTGACTCAGCAATTTAAGAAGTGAACTGTGTTTGACCCATGTGATACTTTTAAAGTCACTTTTAATGATCAGTATGATGGTTCAACCACTAAATGAGAGTCATTATCCAGCTATTCAGTGCTTCTTCATGTGTTACTATAGTCTTTATCTTCTAGTCTTTATATAAATTCTTCCTGATAATCTAAAACTGCCTAAATTtgataaatgacacattttctaTTGTTCTTTCACAAATGTTGCAAGTGAGCAATAAGAAAAGTTATAGTAAATAGTAAAGTATCCATTGCCTCTGTCCTGTCTTCTGTTTACCACTACAGAGGATGCTGATATGCCTTAAATCCATTAAATCCCTGCTTATTAAAAGCTATTCAAGACTGGTGCACCTCAGAATATAGAAAGGAGAGTGAAACTGAACAAATAGTTTAAGCCCAGAGGAGGAAGGCCTGCACTTCCTGTTAAAGCTGCATTGATATCACTTTAACCCATGGCGCCTATTCCATTATTGGACAATTAATTAGCTCGGAATTACCCTTTGATCTCAAGTGCCGAAGTCGCTAGACTACAAAATGCACTTCTCCCGAGCCAAAATGAACCTGGTTCCAGCTTGTGATTGCATTGTACTTCTTCCTGTTTAATTAATCAGGTGCTCATATTAATTTCCACAGCTTCCTGCGAAATTCACTTAAAGTCACATATGCATAAAATTATTCACCTTAATACCATGACATTTTCCGTGTTATATAATGAAGGTTTTAACAAAA contains:
- the LOC128613375 gene encoding NT-3 growth factor receptor-like isoform X1 → MDVGLCFVPLLRILLLSSVFHGCVFSVLDCPPACTCSSTDIYCNKSDGGNFFPLLALQDSNNGSSGGGDIEDLFRNITTIHIENWTGLQILKDVDMELYTGLQRLTITNCNLRTIQARAFAQNPHLRYINLSKNPLTTLSWQLFKNLQLVELRLEGIVFSCGCEIRWIQLWQQRGEAGLHKQQLYCKTGANKIRLRTMNIAHCDPPDINVTHSNLTVMEGDNITVSCNGSGSPLPDVDWTVKGLHSINTHQSNVYWPNIHSINLTLVNVSRDDNGFILTCISANVVGMTNMSLQLAVQFPPVIIKLEEPERRHHTCIEFTVRGFPHPTLQWLYKGHEIQAPFIHTEMELYQDYLEGCLNFENPTHLNNGNYTLVATNSLGSVNKTVFGHFLAPPPFLEDDGRLFILKISLESRHGTFDNGSG
- the LOC128613375 gene encoding NT-3 growth factor receptor-like isoform X2, encoding MELYTGLQRLTITNCNLRTIQARAFAQNPHLRYINLSKNPLTTLSWQLFKNLQLVELRLEGIVFSCGCEIRWIQLWQQRGEAGLHKQQLYCKTGANKIRLRTMNIAHCDPPDINVTHSNLTVMEGDNITVSCNGSGSPLPDVDWTVKGLHSINTHQSNVYWPNIHSINLTLVNVSRDDNGFILTCISANVVGMTNMSLQLAVQFPPVIIKLEEPERRHHTCIEFTVRGFPHPTLQWLYKGHEIQAPFIHTEMELYQDYLEGCLNFENPTHLNNGNYTLVATNSLGSVNKTVFGHFLAPPPFLEDDGRLFILKISLESRHGTFDNGSG